The following coding sequences are from one Bradyrhizobium sp. 200 window:
- a CDS encoding glycosyltransferase family 87 protein: MLRYPSLRRPLDLLFLVCCIALTADVLVPEIWGNGKTKDYPLWFWAGQQVLQGRNLYPDDPAAYFEFIYPPLSAVLLAIPSWFGKIPLYLCLSFLNIVAWWMTAQFSHAMAGSGRKPGPWLEALPGFVTVTFVFDMFDLGQPNLVLLALMLYGFWLLRDQRGWMAGSMFALATAIKVFPVAVLPYLVWRRQWAAVASMLVFIGVFLFVLPAPFRGFQHNFTELKTWYQGMVGSSSEKGFGQRDEQNWSWVNQSIIAVTHRLTRPVNYNQDNPAKPVRTMNIANVDFKTANWIVLAVSLAIGLGYLAVMPPASRRTERSDAEEIGILFCLITVASPLARQYYFLWLFFPITVLAHRAAYDLRPAVRTGTWVLLAVAGGLLCLSLPLFPIDLQAYGNNLAATILLTAGLVWHILCPPAADVALPQAAGELQLDANNKAHSQV, from the coding sequence GTGCTGAGATATCCGTCGCTACGAAGACCGCTCGATCTCTTGTTTCTGGTCTGCTGCATCGCCTTGACCGCCGATGTCCTGGTTCCGGAAATCTGGGGCAACGGCAAGACCAAGGACTATCCGCTGTGGTTCTGGGCGGGGCAGCAGGTGCTGCAGGGCAGGAATCTCTACCCCGACGATCCCGCCGCCTATTTCGAATTCATCTATCCGCCGCTGTCAGCGGTGCTGCTCGCGATTCCGAGCTGGTTCGGCAAGATCCCGCTTTATCTTTGCCTGTCGTTCCTCAACATCGTCGCGTGGTGGATGACGGCGCAGTTCTCGCACGCGATGGCGGGATCGGGACGCAAGCCCGGGCCGTGGCTGGAAGCGCTGCCGGGCTTCGTCACGGTCACGTTCGTGTTCGACATGTTCGACCTCGGCCAGCCGAACCTCGTGCTGCTGGCGCTGATGCTTTATGGGTTCTGGCTGCTGCGGGACCAGCGCGGATGGATGGCGGGGAGCATGTTTGCGCTTGCCACCGCTATCAAGGTGTTCCCGGTGGCGGTGTTACCCTATCTGGTGTGGCGCAGACAGTGGGCGGCGGTCGCGAGCATGCTGGTGTTCATCGGCGTGTTTCTGTTCGTGCTGCCGGCGCCGTTTCGCGGCTTCCAGCACAATTTTACAGAGCTGAAGACCTGGTACCAGGGCATGGTGGGGTCGAGCTCGGAGAAGGGGTTCGGACAGCGCGACGAGCAGAACTGGTCGTGGGTCAATCAGTCGATCATCGCGGTGACGCATCGGCTGACGCGGCCGGTCAACTACAACCAGGATAACCCGGCCAAGCCCGTGCGCACGATGAACATCGCCAACGTCGATTTCAAGACGGCGAACTGGATCGTGCTGGCAGTCTCGCTGGCGATCGGGCTCGGTTATCTCGCGGTGATGCCGCCGGCGTCGCGCCGGACGGAACGGTCGGACGCGGAGGAGATCGGCATTCTCTTTTGCCTGATCACCGTCGCCTCGCCACTGGCTCGCCAATACTATTTTCTGTGGCTGTTCTTTCCGATTACCGTGCTGGCCCATCGTGCCGCCTATGATCTCAGGCCCGCGGTCAGGACCGGCACTTGGGTGTTGCTCGCGGTGGCGGGCGGCTTGTTGTGCCTGTCGCTTCCGCTGTTTCCGATCGACCTGCAGGCGTATGGCAATAATCTCGCAGCGACCATCCTGCTCACCGCAGGGCTGGTTTGGCACATATTGTGTCCGCCCGCTGCGGATGTTGCCTTGCCTCAGGCCGCGGGCGAGCTACAACTTGATGCCAATAACAAGGCTCACAGCCAAGTGTAA
- a CDS encoding helicase HerA-like domain-containing protein, giving the protein MATSDNKTADTDEKIFIGKGEQTAWLTLALANRHGLVTGATGTGKTVSLQVMAEGFARAGVPVFAADIKGDLSGISEVGEAKDFILKRAKEMGLDFQPDQFSTVFWDVFGEQGHPVRATVTEMGPLLLARMLDLNDVQEGVLNVAFRVADENGLTLIDMKDLRSLLDAIVPDSRKKSADAEEDPFAEIRKIAQSYGNVSKATVGTIQRQLLVLENQGGTKFFGEPALALKDFMKTDSDGRGMVNILVADKLMESPRLYATFLLWLLSELFEELPEAGDLPKPKLVFFFDEAHLLFNDAPKALMDKIEQVVRLIRSKGVGVYFVTQNPIDVPDKVLAQLGGRVQHALRAFTPRDQKAVNAAAQTFRPNPKLDTARVIMELGKGEALVSFLEGGGTPTMVERVMIRPPSARIGPITPEERKAIMSKSPVKGKYDTAVDAESAYEMLQKRVAGTAAPADTADGDAGAGGGIFGQIGSIVGTIFGTNVKRGRLSTGQVIARDVTRSVTNRVIGGVAADLGKAVGGSLGGSIGRSLVRGALGGLLRR; this is encoded by the coding sequence ATGGCGACTTCCGATAACAAGACGGCCGATACCGACGAGAAGATTTTCATCGGTAAGGGCGAACAGACGGCCTGGCTGACGCTCGCGCTTGCCAATCGGCATGGCCTTGTCACCGGAGCGACCGGGACCGGCAAGACCGTGTCGCTGCAGGTGATGGCGGAAGGCTTTGCACGCGCCGGTGTTCCCGTGTTCGCGGCGGATATCAAGGGCGATCTGTCCGGTATCTCCGAAGTCGGCGAAGCCAAGGACTTCATCCTCAAGCGCGCCAAAGAGATGGGCCTCGATTTCCAGCCGGACCAATTCTCGACGGTGTTTTGGGACGTGTTCGGCGAGCAGGGCCACCCGGTCCGCGCCACCGTTACAGAGATGGGGCCGTTGCTGCTGGCCCGGATGCTCGATCTTAACGACGTGCAGGAAGGCGTCCTCAATGTTGCATTCCGCGTGGCGGACGAAAACGGCCTGACGCTGATCGACATGAAGGATCTGCGGTCGCTGTTGGACGCAATCGTTCCCGATAGCCGCAAAAAGAGCGCGGATGCCGAGGAAGATCCGTTTGCCGAGATCCGAAAGATCGCGCAGAGCTACGGCAATGTCAGCAAGGCCACCGTCGGGACCATTCAGCGCCAGCTTCTGGTGCTGGAAAACCAGGGCGGAACAAAATTTTTCGGCGAGCCGGCGCTGGCGCTGAAGGATTTCATGAAGACCGACAGCGATGGTCGCGGGATGGTCAACATTCTGGTTGCCGACAAGCTGATGGAGAGCCCCAGGCTCTACGCCACCTTCCTGTTGTGGTTGTTGTCGGAACTGTTCGAGGAACTGCCGGAAGCCGGCGACCTGCCGAAGCCGAAACTGGTGTTCTTTTTCGACGAAGCGCATCTGTTGTTCAACGACGCGCCGAAAGCGCTGATGGACAAGATCGAGCAGGTGGTCCGCTTGATCCGCTCCAAGGGCGTCGGCGTCTACTTCGTCACACAGAACCCGATCGACGTGCCGGACAAGGTGCTGGCCCAGTTGGGCGGCCGTGTGCAGCACGCGCTGCGCGCCTTCACGCCGCGCGACCAGAAGGCGGTGAATGCGGCGGCGCAGACCTTCCGGCCCAATCCCAAGCTCGACACTGCCCGCGTCATCATGGAACTCGGCAAGGGTGAAGCGCTGGTGTCGTTCCTCGAAGGCGGCGGCACGCCGACCATGGTCGAGCGCGTCATGATCCGGCCGCCATCGGCACGGATCGGGCCGATCACGCCGGAAGAGCGCAAGGCGATCATGAGCAAGAGCCCGGTCAAGGGCAAATACGACACCGCGGTCGATGCCGAGTCCGCCTATGAGATGCTGCAGAAGCGCGTGGCCGGAACAGCCGCGCCTGCGGATACAGCGGATGGCGACGCTGGCGCCGGCGGCGGAATTTTCGGACAGATCGGTTCGATCGTCGGCACGATCTTCGGCACCAACGTCAAGCGCGGCAGGCTGTCGACCGGCCAGGTGATTGCGCGCGACGTTACGCGGTCCGTCACCAACAGAGTCATCGGTGGTGTCGCTGCGGATCTCGGCAAAGCGGTCGGCGGCTCGCTCGGTGGTTCGATCGGGCGCTCGCTGGTGCGCGGCGCGCTCGGCGGATTGCTGCGGCGGTAA
- a CDS encoding DUF2267 domain-containing protein, with protein MDELIGRLASKAGIDSAVAEKTIGIVLGFLRNEGPSDKVQALIDQIPGAEAAIAASSSNGGFSRLMGGGLMAVGTRLMALGLGMSEIQSVARELFRFGRDKIGADQMGEIISGTPGLNQFA; from the coding sequence ATGGACGAATTGATTGGACGGCTGGCCTCCAAGGCCGGCATCGATAGCGCTGTCGCTGAAAAAACTATCGGCATCGTTCTGGGCTTTCTCCGTAACGAGGGACCCTCCGACAAGGTTCAGGCCCTGATCGACCAAATTCCGGGTGCCGAGGCTGCAATTGCGGCGTCCAGCAGCAATGGCGGATTCTCGCGGCTGATGGGCGGAGGCTTGATGGCGGTCGGCACCAGGCTGATGGCGCTTGGTCTGGGCATGAGCGAGATTCAAAGCGTGGCGCGTGAACTTTTCAGGTTCGGCCGCGACAAAATCGGAGCGGATCAGATGGGTGAAATCATTTCAGGGACACCGGGCCTCAACCAGTTCGCATAG
- a CDS encoding DUF4332 domain-containing protein, translated as MTYPLSEIEGLTAYSASKLKSLGIRTTDALLEAARTVKGRKALAARTGISEQQLLEWANFSDYMRIPGMGKAKVGLVRAAGVTTVRELALRNPARLAQNMKAVNTKRKLVRVLPSERSVGQLIEQARKLPPKISY; from the coding sequence ATGACTTATCCCCTTTCCGAGATCGAAGGCCTGACCGCCTACTCTGCCTCGAAACTGAAATCGTTGGGCATTCGCACCACCGATGCGCTGCTGGAAGCCGCCCGTACGGTGAAAGGCCGCAAGGCGCTTGCGGCCAGGACCGGCATCAGCGAGCAGCAACTGCTCGAATGGGCCAATTTTTCCGACTACATGCGAATTCCCGGGATGGGCAAGGCCAAGGTCGGCCTAGTGCGCGCGGCGGGCGTCACCACCGTGCGTGAGCTCGCGCTCCGCAATCCGGCGCGGCTGGCCCAGAACATGAAAGCCGTGAACACAAAGCGTAAGCTGGTCCGGGTTCTGCCCTCCGAAAGATCGGTCGGGCAACTGATCGAGCAGGCGCGCAAGCTTCCGCCGAAGATCAGCTACTAA
- the folP gene encoding dihydropteroate synthase, translated as MIAAKPRPTAATGPAGHPVLPALLSRPYPAVMGVLNVTPDSFSDGGQFAAPERALDQARRMIAEGADIIDIGAESTRPYGSEPISAEDELKRLQPVLPEIVALGIPVSIDSMKSAVVAWALDQGAAIANDVWGLQRDSGMAGLVAERGVPVIIMHNRESVDPAIDIMQDISNFFAGSLDIAARARISPDKIVLDPGIGFGKTPEQSMTALARLGELQSFGLPLLVGASRKRFISTVTPSEPHQRLGGSIAAHLLAAQNGARIIRTHDVAETVQALRVAAAIREQG; from the coding sequence ATGATTGCAGCCAAGCCCAGACCTACCGCCGCGACCGGTCCGGCCGGTCATCCGGTGCTGCCTGCGCTGCTGTCCAGACCCTATCCGGCGGTGATGGGCGTGCTGAATGTGACGCCGGATTCCTTCTCCGACGGCGGGCAGTTCGCCGCACCCGAGCGCGCGCTGGACCAGGCCCGGCGGATGATCGCCGAGGGCGCCGACATCATCGACATCGGCGCGGAATCCACCAGGCCCTACGGCTCGGAACCGATCTCGGCGGAAGACGAATTGAAACGCCTGCAGCCGGTGCTGCCTGAAATCGTCGCGCTCGGCATTCCCGTGTCGATCGACAGCATGAAATCGGCCGTCGTCGCCTGGGCGCTCGATCAAGGTGCGGCCATCGCCAACGATGTCTGGGGGCTGCAGCGCGATTCCGGCATGGCTGGCCTCGTCGCCGAGCGCGGCGTGCCCGTCATCATCATGCATAACCGCGAGAGTGTCGATCCTGCCATCGACATCATGCAGGACATCTCCAATTTCTTTGCAGGCTCGCTCGACATCGCCGCCCGCGCCAGAATTTCGCCTGACAAAATTGTCCTCGATCCCGGCATCGGCTTCGGCAAGACGCCCGAGCAGAGCATGACTGCACTAGCGCGGCTCGGCGAGTTGCAGTCGTTCGGACTTCCACTGTTGGTCGGCGCCTCGCGCAAACGTTTCATCAGCACGGTGACGCCGTCGGAGCCGCATCAGCGCCTCGGCGGTTCGATTGCCGCGCATCTGCTGGCGGCCCAAAACGGAGCGCGGATCATTCGGACGCACGACGTCGCCGAGACCGTACAGGCGCTGCGCGTCGCCGCCGCAATCAGGGAACAGGGATGA
- the folB gene encoding dihydroneopterin aldolase, whose amino-acid sequence MSDTIFITGVVIHARHGVMEHETEVGQRFVIDLELSIDLSESSHTDRLSDTVSYASVVATATAAFKNTNYKLLERAAGAVSDAIFATFPRIHAVKVTVHKPHAPIAAIFEDVGVVLMRKRPAP is encoded by the coding sequence ATGAGCGATACGATCTTCATCACCGGCGTCGTTATCCATGCCCGCCACGGCGTGATGGAGCACGAGACCGAAGTCGGGCAGCGTTTTGTCATCGATCTCGAACTTTCCATCGACCTGTCGGAATCCTCACACACCGACCGGCTGTCCGACACCGTGTCCTACGCCAGCGTGGTCGCGACCGCGACCGCAGCGTTCAAGAACACCAATTACAAACTTCTGGAACGCGCGGCCGGTGCCGTTTCGGACGCGATATTCGCAACTTTTCCGCGCATCCATGCGGTCAAGGTCACCGTTCACAAGCCGCATGCGCCGATCGCCGCGATCTTCGAGGATGTCGGCGTGGTGCTGATGCGCAAGCGGCCAGCGCCCTGA
- the folK gene encoding 2-amino-4-hydroxy-6-hydroxymethyldihydropteridine diphosphokinase, with protein MADVLIALGGNVGDVRATFRKAISNICGMTQAALLARSSDYTTPPWGEEHQAPFTNACIEIETSLDPHALLFTLHKIEKKFGRDRAHETRWGPRTLDLDLIAYDDVRLDKPELTLPHPRAFERAFVLVPLAEIAPDRVIAGRRVSDALAELSTEGIQRLPDLD; from the coding sequence ATGGCGGATGTGCTGATCGCGCTCGGCGGCAATGTCGGCGACGTCCGCGCGACATTCCGGAAAGCCATCTCCAATATCTGCGGCATGACACAGGCCGCGCTGCTCGCGCGCTCCTCCGACTACACCACCCCGCCCTGGGGCGAGGAACACCAGGCGCCCTTTACCAACGCCTGCATCGAGATCGAAACCAGCCTCGATCCGCATGCGCTGCTGTTCACGCTGCACAAGATCGAGAAGAAATTCGGCCGCGACCGCGCCCACGAGACGCGCTGGGGCCCGCGCACCCTCGACCTCGATCTGATTGCCTATGATGACGTCAGGCTCGACAAGCCGGAACTGACGCTGCCGCATCCGCGGGCTTTCGAGCGGGCCTTTGTGCTGGTGCCGCTGGCCGAAATCGCCCCCGACCGTGTCATTGCGGGACGGCGCGTTAGCGACGCGCTGGCAGAGCTTTCAACCGAGGGTATCCAGCGGTTGCCTGACCTCGATTGA
- a CDS encoding methylmalonyl-CoA mutase subunit beta, protein MTNTDELTLAAEFPQATYEDWRKLVDGVLKGAPFEKLVAKTSDGLKIDPIYPRAKGATPVAGRAAAAPWQIMQRIDHPDAKAANAQALHDLENGATGLTLVFAGANGAHGFGLDPSAEAVAQVLDGIYLDAGIGIEVQIGPQSRMAAIHIAEYIKRKGLDPAACDIRFGLDPLGSCAVWGSSPYSWEEIVPAVTGAIKGLATMGFKGPLAAADGRVIHDAGGSEVQELAFVLAAGVAYLRAIEQAGIALEDAQGMVYARLSADADQFLTLAKFRALRLLWARIEQACGLTPKPLFIAADTAWRMLTQRDAYVNMLRATMATFSAGLGGANAITVLPHTLALGLPDPFARRVARNTQLVLLEESNLAKVSDPAAGSGGIETLTRQLCESAWSLFQEIEKAGGIFAALEQNLVQRKVAATRAAREANIAKRRVVLTGASEFPNLHEAEIAVLDATPVVLPSYGEAKFKFDALAPMRLAAPFEALRDKSDERLKASGARPKIFLANLGTAADFTARATFAKSFFGTGGIEAIDTQGFADPAALAATFKTSGTAIACLCSSDKVYAEHAAAAAKALQAAGAKHIYLAGRPGEQEAALRGAGVGDFIFAGGDALAMLQEAWRRMEGT, encoded by the coding sequence ATGACCAATACTGATGAGCTGACACTGGCCGCGGAGTTTCCGCAGGCGACCTACGAGGACTGGCGCAAGCTGGTCGACGGGGTGCTGAAGGGCGCGCCGTTCGAGAAACTGGTCGCCAAGACGTCCGACGGGTTGAAGATCGATCCGATCTATCCCCGCGCGAAAGGAGCCACGCCGGTCGCCGGCCGTGCGGCGGCTGCGCCCTGGCAAATCATGCAGCGGATCGATCATCCCGATGCGAAAGCTGCCAACGCCCAGGCGCTGCACGATCTTGAGAACGGTGCGACGGGACTGACTCTCGTGTTCGCCGGCGCCAATGGCGCCCACGGGTTTGGACTGGATCCTTCGGCGGAGGCGGTCGCGCAGGTTCTCGACGGCATCTATCTCGATGCCGGCATCGGCATCGAGGTTCAGATCGGCCCGCAGTCGCGAATGGCGGCCATCCACATCGCCGAATACATCAAGCGCAAAGGCCTTGATCCCGCGGCCTGCGACATCCGCTTCGGCCTCGATCCGCTCGGATCCTGTGCGGTGTGGGGCTCCAGTCCCTATAGTTGGGAAGAGATCGTGCCCGCAGTCACCGGCGCGATCAAAGGCCTTGCCACAATGGGCTTCAAGGGCCCGCTCGCCGCTGCCGACGGCCGCGTGATCCATGATGCCGGCGGATCGGAAGTGCAGGAACTGGCGTTTGTGCTCGCCGCCGGCGTCGCCTATCTGCGCGCGATCGAGCAGGCCGGGATTGCGCTCGAAGACGCTCAAGGCATGGTCTATGCGCGGCTCAGCGCGGACGCGGACCAGTTCCTGACACTGGCAAAATTCCGGGCGCTGCGGCTGCTGTGGGCGCGGATCGAACAGGCCTGCGGGCTCACGCCCAAACCGCTGTTCATTGCTGCCGATACCGCCTGGCGGATGCTGACGCAGCGCGACGCCTACGTGAACATGCTGCGCGCGACGATGGCGACCTTCTCCGCCGGCCTCGGCGGCGCCAACGCCATCACCGTGTTGCCGCACACGCTGGCGTTAGGATTGCCTGATCCATTCGCGCGGCGCGTTGCGCGCAACACCCAACTGGTGCTGCTGGAAGAGTCCAACCTCGCCAAGGTGAGCGATCCCGCGGCCGGCTCCGGCGGCATCGAAACATTGACCAGGCAACTCTGCGAATCCGCGTGGTCGCTGTTTCAGGAGATCGAAAAGGCCGGCGGCATATTCGCCGCACTCGAACAAAACCTGGTCCAGCGCAAGGTCGCCGCAACGCGCGCCGCACGCGAGGCCAATATCGCCAAGCGACGTGTCGTGCTGACGGGCGCGAGCGAATTTCCGAACCTGCATGAGGCTGAGATCGCTGTCCTTGATGCGACACCGGTCGTGCTGCCGTCCTATGGCGAGGCAAAGTTCAAATTCGATGCGCTGGCGCCGATGCGGCTGGCCGCGCCGTTCGAGGCACTGCGCGACAAATCGGACGAAAGGCTCAAGGCATCAGGCGCGCGGCCAAAAATCTTCCTTGCCAATCTCGGCACGGCCGCCGACTTCACCGCGCGCGCCACCTTTGCCAAGAGCTTCTTCGGGACCGGCGGCATCGAGGCGATCGACACTCAGGGCTTTGCCGACCCGGCGGCGCTCGCCGCCACGTTCAAGACGTCGGGCACGGCTATCGCGTGCCTGTGTTCGTCCGACAAGGTCTATGCGGAACATGCGGCCGCCGCCGCCAAGGCCCTTCAAGCCGCCGGCGCCAAGCATATCTATCTGGCAGGCCGGCCCGGCGAACAGGAAGCCGCCCTGCGCGGGGCCGGCGTCGGCGATTTCATCTTTGCCGGCGGCGATGCGCTGGCGATGCTGCAGGAAGCCTGGCGGCGGATGGAGGGAACATGA
- a CDS encoding GFA family protein, producing MTSDRKAILTGGCQCGAVRFAVYATPVKIGLCHCRMCQKAVGGPFISLAEVKHEDFAWTHGKPATFRSSSIAERDFCAACGTPLSYRAIGGDIIELTTGSFDRPDLVVPTYATGTESHLAWVGRIAYLPGRSTLEAAGAEKLNRIVSHQHPDHD from the coding sequence ATGACATCGGACAGAAAGGCTATTCTGACCGGCGGCTGTCAGTGCGGCGCGGTACGCTTCGCCGTATACGCGACCCCTGTGAAAATAGGGCTGTGTCATTGTCGGATGTGCCAGAAAGCCGTGGGCGGCCCATTCATATCGCTCGCCGAGGTCAAGCACGAGGATTTTGCGTGGACACACGGCAAACCGGCAACCTTCCGCTCGTCATCGATCGCCGAGCGCGATTTCTGTGCTGCCTGCGGAACGCCACTCAGTTATCGGGCGATCGGTGGAGACATCATTGAGCTCACCACCGGCAGCTTCGACCGGCCGGACCTCGTCGTTCCGACCTACGCCACGGGCACCGAGTCCCATTTGGCTTGGGTCGGCAGGATTGCCTATCTACCTGGCCGGAGCACGCTTGAAGCTGCCGGTGCCGAAAAGCTTAACCGCATCGTCAGCCACCAGCATCCGGACCATGATTAG
- the scpA gene encoding methylmalonyl-CoA mutase — translation MSRIPNFANIAFESTAPAQPAGSAEPWLTPEGIPVKPGYSEADLEGIDFLETWPGVAPYLRGPYPTMYVNQPWTIRQYAGFSTAEDSNAFYRRNLAAGQKGLSVAFDLATHRGYDSDHPRVSGDVGMAGVAIDSIYDMRTLFAGIPLDQMSVSMTMNGAVLPILALFVAAAEEQGVPPEKLSGTIQNDILKEFMVRNTYIYPPGPSMRIISDIFAYTSQKMPKYNSISISGYHMQEAGATQDLELAYTVADGVEYLRAGLAAGLDVDRFAPRLSFFWAIGMNFFMEVAKMRAARLLWAKLLTQFNPKDPRSLSLRTHCQTSGWSLTAQDVFNNVMRTTIEAMAATQGHTQSLHTNALDEALALPTDFSARIARNTQLFLQQESGTNRIIDPWGGSYYVERLTRDLAVKAWGHIQEVEALGGMAKAIEAGVPKLRIEEASAKTQARIDAGRQAVIGVNKYKPVNEAAIDVLKVENSTVRRLQIDKLKRLRSERDQKEVDSALAALTRSAGEGNGNLLALAIDAARAKATVGEISDAMEKVFGRHRAEIKSITGVYKREASAMSNRVEKVQELIDAFENAEGRRPRILVAKIGQDGHDRGQKVIASAFADVGFDVDIGPLFATADEAARQAVENDVHILGVSSLAAAHLTAVPELKAALKKHGREDIMIIIGGVVPPQDYEALYKAGAEAIFPPGTVISDAAEELIRKLNARLGHSEAAE, via the coding sequence ATGAGCCGCATACCGAACTTTGCGAATATCGCCTTTGAATCCACCGCGCCCGCGCAGCCCGCCGGTAGTGCCGAGCCGTGGCTGACGCCGGAGGGCATTCCGGTCAAGCCCGGCTACAGCGAGGCCGATCTCGAAGGTATCGACTTTCTGGAGACCTGGCCGGGCGTTGCGCCCTACCTCCGCGGCCCCTACCCGACCATGTATGTCAACCAGCCCTGGACCATCCGTCAGTACGCCGGATTCTCGACGGCGGAAGATTCCAACGCGTTCTATCGCCGTAACCTCGCCGCCGGACAGAAAGGCCTCTCGGTCGCGTTCGACCTCGCCACCCACCGCGGCTATGACTCGGATCATCCGCGCGTCTCCGGCGACGTCGGCATGGCGGGCGTCGCGATCGATTCCATCTACGACATGCGCACGCTGTTTGCGGGCATTCCGCTCGACCAGATGAGCGTGTCGATGACCATGAACGGCGCGGTGCTGCCGATCCTCGCGCTGTTCGTCGCGGCGGCCGAGGAACAGGGCGTGCCGCCCGAGAAACTGTCGGGCACCATTCAGAACGACATTCTGAAAGAGTTCATGGTGCGCAACACCTATATCTATCCACCTGGCCCCTCGATGCGGATCATCTCCGACATTTTTGCGTACACCTCGCAAAAAATGCCGAAGTACAATTCGATCTCGATCTCCGGCTATCACATGCAGGAGGCCGGCGCTACGCAGGACCTCGAGCTCGCCTATACGGTGGCCGACGGCGTCGAATACTTACGCGCCGGGCTTGCCGCGGGCCTCGACGTCGACCGCTTCGCGCCGCGGCTGTCGTTCTTCTGGGCGATCGGCATGAACTTCTTCATGGAAGTCGCCAAGATGCGCGCCGCGCGGCTGCTCTGGGCCAAGCTGCTGACGCAGTTCAACCCGAAGGACCCGCGCTCGCTCTCGCTGCGCACGCATTGCCAGACCTCCGGCTGGTCGCTGACCGCGCAGGACGTCTTCAACAATGTGATGCGCACCACGATCGAGGCGATGGCGGCGACGCAAGGCCATACGCAATCGCTGCACACCAACGCGCTCGACGAAGCCCTGGCTCTGCCGACCGACTTCTCCGCCCGCATCGCGCGCAACACGCAATTGTTCCTGCAGCAGGAAAGCGGCACCAACCGCATCATCGATCCCTGGGGCGGCTCGTACTATGTCGAACGGCTGACCCGCGATCTCGCCGTGAAAGCCTGGGGACACATCCAGGAAGTCGAGGCGCTCGGCGGCATGGCCAAGGCGATCGAGGCCGGCGTGCCCAAGCTGCGCATCGAGGAAGCCTCCGCCAAGACGCAGGCGCGGATCGATGCCGGGCGGCAGGCCGTGATCGGCGTCAACAAATACAAGCCGGTCAACGAAGCCGCGATCGACGTGCTCAAGGTGGAGAACTCCACCGTGCGGCGGCTGCAGATCGACAAGCTGAAGCGGCTGCGCTCCGAGCGCGACCAGAAGGAAGTCGATTCTGCGCTTGCCGCGCTGACGCGCAGCGCCGGCGAAGGCAACGGCAATCTGCTGGCGCTCGCGATCGACGCGGCGCGCGCGAAAGCCACCGTCGGCGAAATTTCGGACGCGATGGAAAAAGTGTTCGGCCGTCACCGCGCTGAAATCAAGTCCATTACCGGCGTCTACAAGCGGGAGGCGTCCGCCATGTCCAACCGGGTCGAAAAGGTGCAGGAACTGATCGATGCGTTCGAGAATGCCGAGGGCCGCCGCCCCCGCATCCTCGTCGCCAAGATCGGTCAGGACGGCCACGACCGCGGCCAGAAGGTGATCGCATCTGCGTTCGCCGATGTCGGCTTCGACGTCGATATCGGGCCGCTGTTCGCCACCGCCGACGAGGCGGCGCGTCAGGCAGTGGAGAACGACGTGCATATTCTCGGCGTGTCGTCGCTGGCGGCCGCCCACCTCACCGCGGTGCCGGAACTCAAGGCCGCGCTGAAGAAGCACGGCCGCGAGGACATCATGATCATCATCGGCGGCGTGGTGCCGCCGCAGGATTATGAGGCGCTGTACAAGGCCGGCGCGGAAGCGATCTTCCCGCCGGGCACGGTGATCTCCGATGCTGCGGAAGAACTGATTCGCAAGCTCAACGCAAGGCTAGGCCATAGCGAGGCGGCGGAGTAG
- a CDS encoding nucleotidyltransferase domain-containing protein, whose amino-acid sequence MSDVVDIPLGTIIARLRDIEPAIRTQGVTRLAVFGSRARGDARPDSDLDVLVDTTSRGETPPFDLFKIQHLIEDATGIHAQISLREMLKPRLADRIADDLVQVF is encoded by the coding sequence ATGAGTGATGTTGTCGACATTCCACTGGGCACGATCATCGCAAGGCTCCGCGATATCGAGCCCGCGATAAGGACGCAAGGCGTCACGCGACTAGCCGTTTTCGGCTCGCGTGCGCGCGGGGATGCGCGCCCTGACAGTGACCTCGACGTCCTGGTCGATACGACCTCCCGTGGAGAAACGCCACCATTCGACCTCTTTAAGATTCAACATTTGATCGAAGATGCAACGGGGATTCACGCCCAGATTTCGCTGCGGGAGATGCTGAAACCGCGTTTGGCGGACCGCATAGCCGACGATCTAGTCCAGGTGTTCTGA
- a CDS encoding HepT-like ribonuclease domain-containing protein, with translation MPPSVEDRLRDVLEAILDIEAMLADMSLEQFSADNVRRMAAERYLEIACEAARHLPNDVKQRASIGAR, from the coding sequence ATGCCTCCCAGCGTCGAAGATCGGTTGCGGGACGTTTTGGAGGCTATTCTGGATATTGAGGCGATGCTTGCGGATATGAGCCTTGAGCAATTCAGCGCTGACAATGTCCGCCGGATGGCTGCCGAGCGGTATCTCGAAATCGCATGCGAGGCGGCGCGCCATCTTCCCAATGACGTCAAACAGAGAGCTTCGATTGGCGCAAGATGA